From the Gadus chalcogrammus isolate NIFS_2021 chromosome 18, NIFS_Gcha_1.0, whole genome shotgun sequence genome, the window CTCTTAACTCttatcgccctctctctccccgttctcccttctctctccccgttCTCCCTTCTCTCGCCCCCTCCAGTGACCTGGCTCTTAGGAACTGCCTGCTGACCGCTGATGTCTCAGTGAAAATAGGAGATTACGGCCTCGCACACACCAAATACAGAGTAAATAAGAGACTTACaacaacgcacacgcacacaaccgtacatccacacacatacacaaattcacacacacatacacccacacacttttGTACTTTAAAACTCTTTATTTATTACAACAAATAATACAGAATTACAAAATGAATCACACAGTCAATTTCTTTTTGCATCAAAACAATTGTCAGTGTGTTTTCTGATGCTTGGCCGCCctcccccgtccgtccgtcccagGATGACTACCACGTGACGTCGGACCAGGTGCATGTTCCACTGCGATGGATCGCCCCCGAGCTGGTGGACGAGGTCCAGGGAGACCTGCAGATGGCCAATCAGACCCCGCCCAGCAACATCTGGTAGGACTCACCTCCCCGCAGACACTGACAACACGTGAACGTTCTCGAAGGTTTTGAATGCGAAGTTTCGGGTGATAATTAGCGAAGATAAGTTGTACTTTATTTATCCCAGAAGGGAAGCTCAAGATGTTGAAATATTTAAGGAATGGGTGGCTGtggtggctcaggaggtagagcaggttgactggaaactggaaggttgctagttcgatccccggctccccctCGGGTGTTGAAGTGTCCCCGAGCAAGACATCTGACCCCAACTGCCTTAACCATTTATGGTTGACACCGACatcggtgtgtggatgtgtacatgaatgggggaatgttaggcaataattGTTACGTGTTTTGAGTtaccactggttagaaaagcgctgtataaacgCAGTTCCTTTAATAAAAGACCTCAATGATCGATTGAGCGATAATTGAACTCCACAAACCTGCCTCATGAAGAAAGGCCTCGGCTGAACCTAGAGCTGACGTAGGGCTGTCCTGCAGGTCTCTGGGGGTGACCATCTGGGAGCTGTTTGAGCTGGCGAACCAGCCCTACCGACACTACTCGGACCGACAGGTGCTCAGCTACACTATCaaggagcagcagctgaagcTGGCCAAGCCCCTGCTCAAGGTGCCACTGGCCGAGCGCTGGTGAGACGTGCACGTgaacactgctacacacacacacacgcgcacacacacacaaaaatacacacttaaaaacactttttaatacatactgtacatatctATACCTGAAACGAAAACCGGAGagaaaaaatacacatttgagGAATGATCAAGCACTTTTTTTAGCCCCCAAATTCCAAAATGGAGACACAGGTTGAAATTGATTCCCTATAGATCTatgatatattttaaatgtcttccaaAATGTCACTTTTTTTGATGAGTACATTTGAGCAGACATGAGTACAAATCACCACCTTCTTATGCTCACGTCCATTAATACCTGTCCCGTGTTCCTACATGTCTCCAGGTATGAAGTCATGCAGTTCTGCTGGCTCCAGCCCGAACAGAGACCCACGGCGGAGGAGGTCCACCTCCTGCTCAGCTACCTCTGCGCCAAAGGAGCcagcgaggtggaggaggactttGAGCGGCGCTGGAACTCCCTACGTCCCACCACCGGAGGACACCACGGCCACAACCACGGCTCCTCCCTCCCGTCCGACCGTCGCCCtccgtcctccccctcagcctcgTCGTTCCCCCTGCTGGAGCAGTTCTCGGGGATGGGCGAGGGCTACCAGTCGGAGAGCGGCGACGACATACTGACGGTGACGGAGACGAGCCACGGCCTCAACTTTGAGTACAAGTGGGAGCAGGCGAGGGCGGAGCAGCACTACCAACCCGCCGCCCATTCCGACGGCCTGGGTCACCACCGCTGCCACGACGAGTTCTACCCGCCGGGGGGCATAGTGGGCGGGTGTCCCATGGAGGGGATAGGGGCCTCGCCTTCTTACTACCAAACCAAGCACCTCCCTGTCCCAGGGGTGGTGCCTGTCCTCAGTGCCCACAGCCCCTCCTTAGGCAACGAGTACTACATCCGCATCGAAGAGCCGGGGGAGTGTAACATCCAGCTGGACTACGACGTGTGCTCCTACAGCCCCGACTACCAAGGCAGCAGCGGAAGCTTCCTCACCGGAAGCGCTGAATCCGGGGAATGCATGTCCTGTCCCTCGCAGGCAAACAACATGGGCTCCTATTGGTCAGCGGACATCCACAAGGCCGACCTGTACGACTCGCAGGACTCGAGCCCGGCCATCTCGCTCACCATGGAGCCCTTACTGGGCCAAGTGTCGGACAGCAGCCCGCTGACGCCGTGGGTCTCCGGCCACTACGTCTCGTACAAGGAACAAGACGGAGGTTACTACTACGAACCGTCACCCCCTCTGGGCATGGATCACCGTTATCTGATCGGGGACGATGACCTCCCGGTGGAACCCCTGCAGGAGAGCTGGGGCTCCAGGAGTCTCCGGCAGGCCCTGGGGGAACTGGAGCACCCCCTTAGAGTACCCCCCGTTTTCAACACCTCACCCCAGCAGGTCTACGGAGAGCCCTACCTGGACCCCAGCCAGAGCTCCGTCATCGGCAGGAACGTCACAGGGGGATACTACGACATGATGGGCTCCTTGCGGAAGACCATGCCAAGCCACACCAACCACACGAGACACGGCACCCACTCCCTCAGCATCGACATGGAGACGGGCGGGGCGCTGTTCATCGGACACAGGGACAGCGACACAGAGGACGaggtggacgaggaggacgTGTTCCTGGAGAGGCACAGCTGTAACACCTGGCCCGCAAAACACGGCCACGGTGTCCCGAGCAGACACAGGCGGGCTAACGGCTGCAGGCAGGACTCTTACGTGGACTTCCACTACACAATGCCCAGTACAGACATCGAAGACTCCTGGCCAGAGGAAAACAGTCTGGCCTTCCATTCGCTGCCCAAACCCATTGAGTACCTGGAGCCCAAAGACAACAGTGCCTGCCTCGGTCTGAGCGCGCTCCAAACGTTAGCACCCTCCGACGATGCCTACATCTACATGTGCAAAGAAGGGGAGACCCAGTTGCCTATGCCTGGCGAGTGCTGTCACTCCCACTTCATTGACCCACTTACCGGCTTGCTGGTAAGAAACTATGACCCTGATGATTATGTCACAGACAAGGTCATCGAGACTCCTAACAGTGAGGAGCTGGTCAATCTATCGCCTGCTCCCGGGGGACCTGTGGTCATCAAGAACGCCCCCCTAAACTCTGACAAAATCACGCAGACAATGAGCATCCAAGAGCCATACATTGACCTCTCTGCAAGCGACACCACAGAAAAGACGGACATCTCGGCAAACCACATTGAGTACGTAGCAGAGGTTTGCATACCGCTAACGGCTCACGCCGGCTTAGAAAAGCCAGAGACGGAATCAGAGCTCAGTCTGACGGCGGACAGCGGGGTGGACCGATGCGGCTCCAGCGTCAGCCTCATCGACATCCTGGACTGCagtgacgacgacgacggcaaCGACACCACGGACGACACCACGGACGTCACCTCCGGCATCTTTGCGGACGAATCGAGCGAGCTTACGGCATCGCCTGTCATCAAGTCCCTGCAGAAGCCGAGTGGAACCCCCGATTCCATGGACTCCATGGAGCTCCTGTCTGTGGGCGGGTGCTTTGAGGGCTTTGCCCTTCCGCCTGCCAAACCCGCCAACTCCCCCAGGGCTATGGACAGCGGCTACGACACGGAGAACAACGAGAGTCCAGAGTTTGTCCCCAAAGAGCCCCATGAGCCCCGTGAACCGTCTGAGGGGAAGAAGACCACCCTCTACCCCAGTctcgacgaggaggaggaaatggagGAAGAGGGGCTCAGAGCTGATGCGGTTCCGGTAGAAACAAGCGAACAGTCGGTCTCTGAAGATGCATGTGTAGAATCCTCAACGACTGGGGATAACACACTCATTCCACTGAGTAAAAAGATTCCTTACAGAGACTCTGCCTACTTCTCAGActatgagagcgagagacagtcCAGGGATGAAGGGGATGAAGCTGTTGAgataggaagagagggggaaacGATTTCAGACACTGAGTGCATGGTAGAGAGAAATCTCGATAACACGAGGGAGGAGGAATTAGAGGACCTCGATGCCCTTGAGATGAACATAGAATCCAACAGAGCAACCACTCTCTTGTGcatcgaggaggatgagcatATGGAGGGATCTTTTCAGTCCTCTGAGTCAGAGTTGGCCGAATTGGAAGAGTGGCCATCCCAGGACGAGAACTCCTCCCTGGGGGACTGGGCGGCAGAAGTAGTGGGAGCCATGGAGGAAGCTCTTGGCGCTCTCGGTGAGGAGAGGATCAGGGCAGAGCAGGAGAAAGAATTGAGCAGCAGAGACTTCCTTCAAGATTCAGAGGAGGCGGAAGAGGCTGAGCAGACACAGAGCGAACTCGCCGGAGGATTGAGTGAAAACTCCTCCACCTTAGCCAAAGACAAGATGGTGGCATTGGAGTACGGTACCCCCCGCcggttctcctcttcctcccccccgcctccctctaGTCCCCTCCCTTCGCTGCCCCCGTCTCCGGGCCGGGCTACCCCCGGCGACGCAGAGGATGCTGACAAGGAGGACGCCGACTCTGACGACAGCGAGGAGTCGGACGAGGAGCTGCGCTCGTACAGCATGCAGGAGCAGAGCGGCggcgaggagagcgaggacgAGTGCTACCCCGTGCCCGTCGTCGTGAGCGACACCAGCGACGCCCACAACCTGAGAAGCCTCCTCAAGGTTCCCAGCGTTACCACCCCGGACGGCATGGACGACGCTCTGGAGAACAAGAAGAAGGTGGTGTCCTTCTTTGATGATGTCACCGTCTATCTGTTTGATCAGGTGAGTTCAAATTCCACAAACCAGATGCGTGGGTGGTGTTTCCCCAAGTAGTGAATAGTGCTGCGATCACTGCTGTCTTCTTACTTTTGCTGCGGTTTTCCTTGTCTTTGGTGCCGTTAGGAGAGTCCCACCAAGGAGTTGGTTGAGCATGGCTTTCTCTCAGGAGAGGACGGTCGAGGTACACCGATGAGACCCCAGGAGAAGGTGCAGGCCCCGTCAGACGACTCCTCAGACGGGAACGTCTCTGAAGAGAGTAAGTTAAAGAAGACGTCTTGGTAGAAAACAGTGTCAATATTAATGTAAGAAGATCTTGTTTAGGTATGTGACCGGTGTAAGTCGaatctgtgttgtgttgtgatgatGGTTGAAGATAGACATTTCCGGTCGTTTGTAATGTAGGTTGCTGCAGTACTGCCTGTCTAATTCTAGAGCGTTTCCCATTCCTAATTAATTTGGCCCTCAGGTATTGGATCGGTTTCAAACCTTACGGACAGTCCCATGAggggggcggcagtagctcaggaggtagagagggctGACGGGtagccggaaggttgctagttcgatccccgagtgtcgaggtgtccctgagcaagacacctgagctggctgtcaccttgcgtggttgactccaccGTCAGCGTGGGGatgcgtgcatgaatgtgtgaatgtgaggcagtaatgtaaagcactttgagtggccactggttagaaaagcacggTATAAATGCAGACAATTTACTATTTACCTTGAGTCCAGCTACCTGCTAACCCCTCAGCGTGTCTTATCTTGCTAGGTGCCGGCTACGAGTGGGAGGACGACTTCTCCCTGCTGCCTCTGCCCACATCCAAGATGGTGTCCGACTCCCCTCCCCCGCCACGCTCCACCCCCCCGCCACCGGGGCCCCAGCCCGCCGCCAAGTTCTCCCGCTTCACCGTCTCGCCATCTAGTGTTTCCCGCTTCTCAATCACGCACGTGTCAGACTCGGACGTGGACTCGGCGTGAGGTAGGACCCTTCAGAAATCAATAGAAAAAAGCTCAGTTGGCATTCTCTCCACAACAGACTCAAGTTCTTGCTTGATTACTTTTGCCTGGAAGGAAATTGCAAGGGGACGACAAAAATATGTCTGCTCAAAAAGCAAAGATAAGGCAATAAATAAGGTAATGATTATCTAAATGACCCCGATTTTTATGAATGACAAAACAtcattagcctcatagcataattgcctaagtcatattttaagatTTGTCTGGCATTCAGCATAAAAAATGCCTAAGTCAAATAGATGACTCATgcagatagtgattatgatatttaaaaataactctgattggcttaggatatagccaatgaagCGAAGAGAATCAGCAGCAttaggagagtagagttaggATACATAATTAGCAATTATGCTAGGAGGCTAACGACATGCTGCTTACATGATTTCCTGTAGTCAATACGTTCTCCCGCAGGAAGTACGTCAGCGCTGGCGACCAAACATCGCTTGTAGGTCACTTTGGAGGAGGGCGTCGAAGCACTCAACGGATGGATGTGGAACGTGCAGGGGAAGAACCGACAGCAGCCCGGTGAAGACCAGACCAGTGGGCCTACTGGGAGGTCTTCTTCTGGCCTGGGTTTTACCCTCAGAGACGgaacctcctctccttcatagACACGCTCCTCCCGACCGGGATACGGAGTCAAGATCATCCTTTTTAAATTTATTTAAAAGAGGGTATGGTAATATGTATGTGGTTTCcaaaaaatagatttaaaaataaaaaatacataaattataaatatataaatatatgtatgtgtgtaaagaAGAATCAATTATTGGGCTGGGGATGCAGCACAattctgtttatttttggaagATAAAGGCATAATGGAAGGAGAGGTCTTTGAAAGCCATTGCGTGTGTTGTTTAGTTTTAATTGCCAAcagttagtattattattattatgaatgtgTGGAGCCAGCCGGGGATTTCAGGTAAGGCGAGTTATACTCCAAATACCAAGACAAACATTGACTGGGATTTTCTACGATCACTGATCAGCTCCGGAAGAGGACTGTTGGACCATCTGAGGACgacttttgtttttgtgagaACCTTTCTGTTATCTTGTCAACGTGGATATTTCCTGAAAATCCTTGAGGTATCAGAAGTAATACAACGTGTGTACTTGGGGGAAATTTCAGGAAACAGGAATCAAAATGGACGCCCAAGTGTTTTACAAGCAAAGTCCAAACTTCTAGGAAAGGTATACAGGGGTACAGCATGACTCTgtattaaaaacacaaataaaaaaatagctcATCCTGCTTGGACGATGGATGTTTTAATCTAAGTTTCTTTTATTATAAAAGTAATATCAGGACCTGATACTGTAGCCTACTGTTTAAATGTGTCTCCAATGCTTACCACATGACGGAGATGAAGAgttgtcagtctctctctctctctctctctctctctctctctctctctctctctctctctatcacacacacacacatacaaacacactctgtACTATGAACTATGGAGCAGTAAAGAGACTTGTGTCTTATAAGGGATTTGAAATGCCTCTCTAGTTCATCGCTTCAGTTTCCAACAATGTCCCGTATCCAAACCCTATTGTCAATCAGGGGTCATGACTCATTATCTCGTAATCGACGGGTCACCTGGCAACATGGGGTTTTCCTGGGAGCAACCATCCATTTGAATACGTGTGTCCTGTGCGATAAACAATACGTTTGATGGCAATGTTTGATTACGTCAACAAAATAAGTCAGGAAGCGGCACTAAGCTTTGAGTGTCTAGACCACCTCACCGCATCATTTGTTAGGATCTGTTTTGGCCTGGCCTTTCCTCACCACTATGACCTGCTGTATATAAGCTACACTGACCTCCTCTCAGACCTTTTGTATTAACAAGCCGAGAGTACAGTTgaaacttttcttttcttttctcgcTCCATAATATCTCTGTCTCGTACTTTAAAAAGCATAAGTGCTTTCATCATACAAAAGTGATTACAGGAGGACAGCAAGCAAACAGAAAGCACCTTTTAATAGAGCATTGATTCACAGAATATCATTGACTGGGCTTTGTTTGACAAGTCTGTTTCTTTGTCGATATTGAACGGTAAAAACCCAGACAGCCCTGGGTGTTCTCGTTCGGTTCTCTTCTCTGTTCTCTACTATGGGGTCATTAGAACCATATTTGTACTTGTGTTCTGTCTCTTTGTTAATGGAAGGAAGGGACTTTTGCTGTTTCCAAGCGATCACGGAATCACGGAAGAAGAGAAATACGACTCGGGACGTCTGGAAACGGTTTGCGGTCGTCGGAACATGCTTGTaccgtttttacatgttttttCTCGGAATGCTTCAAACTTCTGTATTCGTTTAGCGTAGAACCATCTGGAACACTGTGGGTGAACCTTACATCCCATGACCACATCAAAatatgtttctttctttctaaaaATGTTGATGTATTGTAACTGTGgacgagtaaaaaaaaaaaaaaaaaaggcattatAAAAGGCGATttcttgtctgtctgtggttgcCAAAGAGATGTGTTTTATTGTCCCCGGGGCCCCAGAAACTGGTGCATTGGTATGATGTCGAATCCATAgaggaggggggacaggggacTCTGGGGAGGGGATGTCTTGGCCTTGTAACTGCTGATGAAATGCCCTCAGGACCAGAGTTTGAGACCCCATGGGTGAAACGTGTTCCTCACAAACACtggacactcactcacactctgtaCCTTTGATCAAA encodes:
- the aatkb gene encoding serine/threonine-protein kinase LMTK1 isoform X2; translation: MHFLEEAQPYRALQHPGLLQCLAQRTEVTPYLLVMEFCPLGDVKGYLRSCRATESIIPEPLILQRMACNIASGLLHMHKNNFTHSDLALRNCLLTADVSVKIGDYGLAHTKYRDDYHVTSDQVHVPLRWIAPELVDEVQGDLQMANQTPPSNIWSLGVTIWELFELANQPYRHYSDRQVLSYTIKEQQLKLAKPLLKVPLAERWYEVMQFCWLQPEQRPTAEEVHLLLSYLCAKGASEVEEDFERRWNSLRPTTGGHHGHNHGSSLPSDRRPPSSPSASSFPLLEQFSGMGEGYQSESGDDILTVTETSHGLNFEYKWEQARAEQHYQPAAHSDGLGHHRCHDEFYPPGGIVGGCPMEGIGASPSYYQTKHLPVPGVVPVLSAHSPSLGNEYYIRIEEPGECNIQLDYDVCSYSPDYQGSSGSFLTGSAESGECMSCPSQANNMGSYWSADIHKADLYDSQDSSPAISLTMEPLLGQVSDSSPLTPWVSGHYVSYKEQDGGYYYEPSPPLGMDHRYLIGDDDLPVEPLQESWGSRSLRQALGELEHPLRVPPVFNTSPQQVYGEPYLDPSQSSVIGRNVTGGYYDMMGSLRKTMPSHTNHTRHGTHSLSIDMETGGALFIGHRDSDTEDEVDEEDVFLERHSCNTWPAKHGHGVPSRHRRANGCRQDSYVDFHYTMPSTDIEDSWPEENSLAFHSLPKPIEYLEPKDNSACLGLSALQTLAPSDDAYIYMCKEGETQLPMPGECCHSHFIDPLTGLLVRNYDPDDYVTDKVIETPNSEELVNLSPAPGGPVVIKNAPLNSDKITQTMSIQEPYIDLSASDTTEKTDISANHIEYVAEVCIPLTAHAGLEKPETESELSLTADSGVDRCGSSVSLIDILDCSDDDDGNDTTDDTTDVTSGIFADESSELTASPVIKSLQKPSGTPDSMDSMELLSVGGCFEGFALPPAKPANSPRAMDSGYDTENNESPEFVPKEPHEPREPSEGKKTTLYPSLDEEEEMEEEGLRADAVPVETSEQSVSEDACVESSTTGDNTLIPLSKKIPYRDSAYFSDYESERQSRDEGDEAVEIGREGETISDTECMVERNLDNTREEELEDLDALEMNIESNRATTLLCIEEDEHMEGSFQSSESELAELEEWPSQDENSSLGDWAAEVVGAMEEALGALGEERIRAEQEKELSSRDFLQDSEEAEEAEQTQSELAGGLSENSSTLAKDKMVALEYGTPRRFSSSSPPPPSSPLPSLPPSPGRATPGDAEDADKEDADSDDSEESDEELRSYSMQEQSGGEESEDECYPVPVVVSDTSDAHNLRSLLKVPSVTTPDGMDDALENKKKVVSFFDDVTVYLFDQESPTKELVEHGFLSGEDGRGTPMRPQEKVQAPSDDSSDGNVSEESAGYEWEDDFSLLPLPTSKMVSDSPPPPRSTPPPPGPQPAAKFSRFTVSPSSVSRFSITHVSDSDVDSA
- the aatkb gene encoding serine/threonine-protein kinase LMTK1 isoform X1, with protein sequence MLLPSLRNRAKKTKGTKLRKKRVHLQKSTDFGRHSLLYLKEIGHGWFGKVFLGEVSVGLDTNQVVVKELKASASVQEQMHFLEEAQPYRALQHPGLLQCLAQRTEVTPYLLVMEFCPLGDVKGYLRSCRATESIIPEPLILQRMACNIASGLLHMHKNNFTHSDLALRNCLLTADVSVKIGDYGLAHTKYRDDYHVTSDQVHVPLRWIAPELVDEVQGDLQMANQTPPSNIWSLGVTIWELFELANQPYRHYSDRQVLSYTIKEQQLKLAKPLLKVPLAERWYEVMQFCWLQPEQRPTAEEVHLLLSYLCAKGASEVEEDFERRWNSLRPTTGGHHGHNHGSSLPSDRRPPSSPSASSFPLLEQFSGMGEGYQSESGDDILTVTETSHGLNFEYKWEQARAEQHYQPAAHSDGLGHHRCHDEFYPPGGIVGGCPMEGIGASPSYYQTKHLPVPGVVPVLSAHSPSLGNEYYIRIEEPGECNIQLDYDVCSYSPDYQGSSGSFLTGSAESGECMSCPSQANNMGSYWSADIHKADLYDSQDSSPAISLTMEPLLGQVSDSSPLTPWVSGHYVSYKEQDGGYYYEPSPPLGMDHRYLIGDDDLPVEPLQESWGSRSLRQALGELEHPLRVPPVFNTSPQQVYGEPYLDPSQSSVIGRNVTGGYYDMMGSLRKTMPSHTNHTRHGTHSLSIDMETGGALFIGHRDSDTEDEVDEEDVFLERHSCNTWPAKHGHGVPSRHRRANGCRQDSYVDFHYTMPSTDIEDSWPEENSLAFHSLPKPIEYLEPKDNSACLGLSALQTLAPSDDAYIYMCKEGETQLPMPGECCHSHFIDPLTGLLVRNYDPDDYVTDKVIETPNSEELVNLSPAPGGPVVIKNAPLNSDKITQTMSIQEPYIDLSASDTTEKTDISANHIEYVAEVCIPLTAHAGLEKPETESELSLTADSGVDRCGSSVSLIDILDCSDDDDGNDTTDDTTDVTSGIFADESSELTASPVIKSLQKPSGTPDSMDSMELLSVGGCFEGFALPPAKPANSPRAMDSGYDTENNESPEFVPKEPHEPREPSEGKKTTLYPSLDEEEEMEEEGLRADAVPVETSEQSVSEDACVESSTTGDNTLIPLSKKIPYRDSAYFSDYESERQSRDEGDEAVEIGREGETISDTECMVERNLDNTREEELEDLDALEMNIESNRATTLLCIEEDEHMEGSFQSSESELAELEEWPSQDENSSLGDWAAEVVGAMEEALGALGEERIRAEQEKELSSRDFLQDSEEAEEAEQTQSELAGGLSENSSTLAKDKMVALEYGTPRRFSSSSPPPPSSPLPSLPPSPGRATPGDAEDADKEDADSDDSEESDEELRSYSMQEQSGGEESEDECYPVPVVVSDTSDAHNLRSLLKVPSVTTPDGMDDALENKKKVVSFFDDVTVYLFDQESPTKELVEHGFLSGEDGRGTPMRPQEKVQAPSDDSSDGNVSEESAGYEWEDDFSLLPLPTSKMVSDSPPPPRSTPPPPGPQPAAKFSRFTVSPSSVSRFSITHVSDSDVDSA